In Aerococcus loyolae, a genomic segment contains:
- the trpB gene encoding tryptophan synthase subunit beta, producing MTEINNGFYGEFGGCYVPEVVKEELDRIADFYEDIKDDPDFKEELALYLRDYVGRENPLYYAENFSKHLGGPKIYLKREDLNHLGAHKVNNTIGQVLIAKRMGKKRLIAETGAGQHGVATAAVAAKFGMECTVYMGQKDVERQKLNVFRMELMGTKVVGVKRGAQSLKEAVDAAFEDLIDNYQDTYYLVGSAVGPHPYPSMVKHFQSVISQESKAQILEREGRLPDAVVACIGGGSNAIGSFAHYLDEPTVKLYGAEGGGKGLDSDQTAATLNLGSIKIEHGMNTYCLVDEEGNTKPSYSISAGLDYVAVGPEHAYLKDSHRAEYIAITDDEALAAFQLLSRTEGIIPALESSHALALAAKLAPQYTADQILLVTLSGRGDKDVDQVLRILEN from the coding sequence ATGACAGAAATTAATAACGGTTTTTATGGTGAATTTGGTGGCTGCTATGTTCCCGAAGTGGTGAAGGAGGAATTGGACCGGATTGCCGACTTCTATGAAGACATCAAGGACGATCCCGACTTCAAAGAAGAACTCGCCCTCTACCTACGCGACTATGTCGGCCGGGAAAACCCGCTTTACTACGCTGAGAACTTCAGTAAACATCTAGGCGGACCCAAAATTTACCTCAAACGTGAAGACCTCAACCACTTAGGTGCCCACAAGGTCAATAACACCATCGGTCAAGTCCTGATCGCTAAACGCATGGGCAAGAAACGGCTCATCGCTGAAACCGGAGCCGGCCAACACGGGGTCGCCACCGCAGCCGTAGCCGCTAAATTTGGCATGGAATGTACGGTTTACATGGGGCAAAAGGACGTGGAACGGCAGAAATTAAATGTCTTCCGAATGGAACTGATGGGAACCAAGGTCGTTGGCGTCAAACGAGGAGCCCAATCCCTAAAAGAAGCCGTGGATGCCGCCTTTGAAGACCTAATTGACAATTACCAAGACACCTATTACTTAGTTGGATCAGCGGTGGGTCCTCATCCTTATCCCAGCATGGTTAAACACTTCCAAAGTGTTATTAGCCAGGAAAGTAAGGCTCAAATCCTGGAACGTGAGGGTCGCTTACCTGACGCGGTAGTTGCCTGCATCGGAGGCGGGTCTAACGCCATCGGATCCTTCGCCCATTACTTAGACGAACCTACTGTCAAACTCTACGGAGCTGAAGGGGGAGGTAAGGGCCTAGACAGCGATCAAACGGCAGCGACCTTGAATCTAGGCTCCATCAAGATCGAGCACGGGATGAATACCTACTGCCTAGTCGATGAAGAAGGCAATACCAAGCCAAGTTATTCCATCTCAGCCGGCCTCGACTATGTGGCTGTGGGACCGGAACATGCCTATCTCAAAGACAGTCACCGGGCTGAGTATATCGCCATCACTGACGATGAAGCCCTGGCCGCCTTCCAACTGCTTTCGCGTACAGAAGGGATCATCCCAGCCCTAGAATCTTCCCACGCCCTAGCCCTAGCTGCTAAACTCGCCCCCCAATACACAGCCGACCAAATCCTCCTCGTCACCCTATCCGGACGCGGTGATAAGGATGTCGACCAAGTTCTCAGAATACTCGAAAACTAA
- a CDS encoding YrhK family protein, whose translation MAKLKRKTYEENSEAEDIVVKIGPLRLYFQNVYTIISLINDIFTGSLYFIGSICNFFGAPAIYGNTLFLIGGFSFVMRPIIKLIHNIHIYKQDKVKRQRDEAQMNPEKVFQIHHSQASPDQAGDYLGDAYNHEYYEDDDYQSH comes from the coding sequence ATGGCAAAATTAAAAAGAAAAACCTATGAAGAAAATTCAGAAGCAGAGGACATCGTGGTCAAGATCGGTCCCCTACGTTTATATTTTCAGAATGTCTATACCATTATTTCATTAATCAATGATATTTTTACCGGGAGCCTTTATTTTATTGGCTCGATTTGTAATTTCTTTGGTGCGCCCGCTATTTATGGCAATACCCTCTTTTTAATTGGGGGCTTCTCTTTTGTCATGCGGCCGATTATTAAACTCATTCATAATATTCATATCTATAAGCAGGATAAGGTCAAACGCCAACGTGATGAAGCCCAGATGAATCCTGAAAAGGTCTTCCAAATCCACCATAGCCAAGCCAGTCCTGACCAAGCAGGCGACTACTTGGGAGATGCTTACAACCATGAATACTACGAGGACGATGATTATCAATCGCATTAA
- a CDS encoding argininosuccinate synthase has product MKANVKKVLLAYSGGLDTSVTITWLKENYDNCEVIAMTANVGQEDDFDFIHDKALQCGASKIYIEDLRQELITNYIYPAVRAGGKYENKYLLGTALARPLIAKRMVEIAHQEGCDAIAHGCTGKGNDQVRFELGIREFDPDMTIIAPWREWEISSREEAFDYAEAHNIPLPITRETNYSKDENLWHLSHEGLDLEDPSQKPDYEAILELGVSPKQAPDKATPITVDFEAGNPVAVNGKKLDPIALIQTLNQLGGANGIGILDLVENRLVGMKSRGVYETPGGTILFHAHEKLEELTLDRDTLHFKQILALKYSELIYNGLWFSPLRQAMQAFVDHTQSHVNGQVKLELYKGNIIDAGVTSPDSLYREELATFNEDSIYNQNDAEGFIKLFGLPQSARVKK; this is encoded by the coding sequence ATGAAAGCAAACGTAAAAAAAGTGTTACTCGCCTATTCCGGAGGCTTAGATACCTCAGTCACCATCACTTGGTTAAAAGAAAATTATGATAACTGTGAAGTCATTGCCATGACCGCCAATGTCGGCCAAGAAGATGACTTTGATTTCATCCATGACAAGGCCCTTCAATGCGGGGCTTCCAAGATTTATATTGAAGACCTCCGCCAAGAACTCATTACCAACTACATCTACCCTGCAGTCCGTGCGGGTGGCAAGTACGAAAACAAATATCTCTTAGGGACTGCCCTCGCCCGTCCTTTGATTGCTAAACGGATGGTAGAAATCGCCCACCAAGAGGGTTGCGATGCTATTGCTCACGGTTGTACCGGTAAGGGCAATGACCAAGTCCGTTTTGAACTAGGGATCCGGGAATTCGACCCAGATATGACCATCATCGCTCCGTGGCGGGAATGGGAAATTTCTTCTCGGGAAGAAGCCTTTGACTACGCTGAAGCCCACAATATTCCCCTCCCCATCACCCGGGAAACCAACTATTCCAAAGATGAAAACCTCTGGCACCTCTCCCATGAAGGGCTGGACTTGGAAGACCCTAGCCAAAAACCTGACTATGAAGCCATTTTAGAGCTAGGTGTAAGTCCCAAACAAGCCCCTGATAAAGCCACTCCGATCACTGTCGACTTTGAAGCGGGGAACCCGGTGGCCGTTAACGGGAAGAAGTTAGATCCGATTGCCTTAATCCAAACCCTCAACCAATTAGGTGGGGCTAATGGGATCGGTATCCTCGACCTGGTGGAAAACCGTTTAGTGGGCATGAAATCCAGAGGGGTCTATGAAACTCCAGGGGGCACCATCCTCTTCCATGCCCATGAGAAGCTGGAAGAACTTACCCTGGACCGGGATACCCTACACTTTAAACAAATTCTGGCCTTGAAATACAGCGAACTCATCTATAACGGGCTCTGGTTCTCCCCACTCCGTCAAGCTATGCAAGCCTTTGTTGACCATACCCAAAGTCATGTCAACGGCCAAGTCAAACTGGAACTCTACAAGGGCAACATCATTGACGCTGGGGTAACTAGTCCAGATAGCCTCTACCGAGAAGAACTAGCCACCTTCAATGAAGATTCCATTTATAACCAAAATGATGCAGAAGGCTTCATCAAGCTCTTCGGTCTGCCTCAAAGTGCCCGGGTGAAGAAGTAA
- the fucO gene encoding lactaldehyde reductase — MTYRMILNERSYFGPGAIQHIPEEFRGKDLTKAAIITDRGLVDAGVVRQVTDLLDENDIPYDVFDQVEANPSVNTVKAGVDFVKESGADCIIAIGGGSSMDTSKAVGIIIENPEFADVVSLEGTAPTKNKAMMTFAVPTTAGTGAEVTINYVITDTDKKRKFVCVDPNDIPDIAFVDSEMMMSMPEKLTAATGMDALTHAIEGYITPGAWEMSDMVHIKAIEMIGRSIRKAVEGDPKAKEDMASAQYIAAMGYSNVGLGLVHGMSHPLSAWYGIPHGQANAILLPVVMRYNKDYTGEKYRDIAKALGVEGTDTMSIEEARDAACQATLSIAQDVGMIAKLSDLGVKAEDIPLVAKDAMADVCTPGNPRPAQLDEVIALYESLM; from the coding sequence ATGACTTATCGTATGATTCTTAATGAACGTTCTTATTTTGGGCCCGGAGCTATTCAACATATTCCTGAAGAGTTTCGTGGCAAGGATTTGACCAAAGCGGCCATCATCACTGACCGGGGTCTAGTTGATGCGGGTGTGGTTAGACAAGTGACCGATCTATTAGATGAAAATGATATTCCTTATGATGTTTTTGACCAAGTGGAAGCCAACCCAAGTGTCAATACGGTGAAGGCTGGTGTCGACTTTGTCAAAGAAAGTGGGGCGGACTGCATTATTGCTATTGGTGGGGGTTCCTCCATGGATACTTCTAAGGCAGTCGGCATCATTATCGAAAACCCCGAATTTGCTGATGTGGTTTCGTTAGAAGGAACCGCACCGACTAAGAACAAGGCCATGATGACCTTTGCGGTACCAACCACAGCAGGAACTGGGGCTGAAGTCACCATTAACTACGTGATTACTGACACCGATAAGAAACGTAAATTCGTCTGTGTTGATCCTAATGATATTCCTGATATCGCCTTTGTGGACAGTGAAATGATGATGTCCATGCCTGAGAAGTTAACGGCTGCTACCGGGATGGATGCTTTGACCCATGCTATTGAAGGCTATATTACCCCCGGTGCCTGGGAAATGAGTGACATGGTCCATATCAAGGCCATTGAAATGATCGGCCGGTCCATCCGCAAGGCAGTGGAAGGAGATCCCAAAGCCAAAGAAGATATGGCAAGCGCTCAATATATTGCAGCCATGGGTTATTCTAATGTTGGTTTAGGCCTGGTGCATGGCATGTCCCACCCCCTAAGTGCTTGGTATGGCATCCCTCATGGTCAAGCCAATGCGATCCTTCTGCCGGTTGTGATGCGCTATAACAAAGACTACACCGGAGAAAAATACCGAGACATTGCCAAGGCTCTAGGTGTAGAGGGAACAGATACAATGAGTATTGAAGAAGCCCGTGATGCCGCTTGCCAAGCCACCTTATCCATTGCTCAAGATGTCGGCATGATTGCTAAGTTGAGTGACTTGGGTGTCAAGGCTGAGGACATTCCTTTAGTCGCTAAGGATGCCATGGCTGACGTCTGCACGCCAGGTAACCCACGCCCAGCCCAATTAGATGAAGTCATCGCACTCTATGAAAGTCTGATGTAG
- a CDS encoding cysteine hydrolase family protein, with protein MKRALINVDYTNDFVASDGSLTCGEPAQAIEGAISQLSEEFIQAGDFLVFAIDAHHKGDPYHPETKLFPPHNIVGSHGQALYGQLAQVYEDNKDNSQVYFMPKTRYSAFAGTDLLIKLRERHIEEVHIVGVCTDICVLHTAIDAYNLGFKIVIHKDCVASFNPQGHEWALNHFQSCLNAEVI; from the coding sequence ATGAAGAGAGCCTTAATTAACGTCGACTATACCAATGATTTTGTCGCTAGTGATGGTAGCCTAACCTGCGGGGAACCTGCCCAAGCCATTGAGGGGGCAATCAGTCAGCTCAGTGAAGAATTTATCCAAGCGGGAGACTTCCTCGTCTTTGCCATTGATGCCCACCATAAGGGTGACCCCTACCATCCAGAGACCAAGCTCTTCCCACCCCATAATATTGTGGGAAGCCACGGCCAAGCCCTCTATGGGCAATTAGCTCAGGTTTATGAGGACAACAAGGACAATAGCCAGGTCTATTTCATGCCTAAGACCCGCTATTCAGCCTTTGCGGGAACCGATTTATTGATCAAATTACGGGAACGCCATATTGAAGAAGTGCATATTGTGGGAGTCTGCACCGATATTTGTGTCCTCCATACCGCCATTGATGCTTATAATTTAGGCTTCAAGATCGTTATCCATAAGGACTGTGTGGCCAGCTTCAACCCCCAAGGACATGAATGGGCCTTGAATCATTTCCAAAGCTGCTTGAATGCCGAAGTGATTTAA